TTTCCGCACACCGGACGCCAGACAAGCTGTTCAGCTTTGCAGAACAAGCGGTACAGAATGGTTTTGATGTGATTATCGCAGGCGCAGGCGGCGCGGCGCACCTGCCGGGTATGCTGGCAGCGAAAACGCTGGTTCCCGTGCTTGGCGTACCGGTACAAAGCTCAACGCTGAGCGGTGTAGACAGCCTGTATTCTATCGTCCAAATGCCTCGTGGTATTCCGGTTGGCACGTTGGCCATTGGCAAAGCGGGCGCTGCAAATGCGGCGCTGCTGGCCGCACAAATTCTCGCCCTGCACGATCGTGGCATCGCCATCCGACTAGCCGACTGGCGTCAGGCGCAAACCGATGACGTGCTCTCTCATCCCGATCCGCGGGAGGAGGCATGAAACCGGTCTGCGTATTAGGCAATGGTCAGTTGGGCAGAATGCTGCGTCAGGCTGGCGAACCGTTAGGGATCGCCGTTTATCCCGTGGGGCTGGATGCTGAGCCGGAATCGGTGCCGTTTCATAACAGCGTGATTACCGCCGAGATTGAGCGTTGGCCGGAAACCGCCCTCACTCGTGAGTTGGCCGAACACACGGCGTTTGTGAACCGTGATATTTTCCCCCGTCTGGCCGATCGCCTGACGCAAAAGCAACTGCTGGACTCACTGAATCTGGCAACCGCCCCCTGGCAATTGCTGGCCAGTGCCGATGAATGGCCACACGTCTTCGCCTCATTAGGTGAATTGGCTATCGTTAAACGCCGCGTTGGTGGTTACGACGGTCGCGGACAGTGGCGCTTGCGCGACGGCGAACAACAGACGCTGCCCGCTGACTGCTACGGCGAATGCATTGTTGAGCAAGGCATTAATTTTTCCGGCGAAGTCTCGCTGGTTGGCACGCGCAATACGCACGGTAAATGCGTGTTCTATCCGCTCACCCACAACCTGCATCAGGATGGCATTCTGCGCACCAGCGTCGCCTTCCCTCAGCCCGATCCACAGTTGCAACAGCAGGCCGAGCAGATGTTGTCCGCCATTATGAATGCGCTGGGCTATGTAGGCGTGATGGCGATGGAATGCTTTATCGTCGGCGATCGCCTGCTTATTAACGAGCTGGCTCCACGCGTGCACAATAGCGGACACTGGACGCAAAATGGTGCGTCAATCAGCCAGTTTGAGCTGCATCTGCGCGCCATTCTGGATCTGCCGCTGCCGGTACCGGTTGTCGAAACACCGTCGGTGATGGTCAACCTGATCGGCACTGACGTAAATATCGACTGGCTGACACTGCCGTTGGTACATCTGCACTGGTATGAGAAAGCCGTTCGCCCTGGTCGCAAAGTGGGACATCTCAACCTATCGTCGTCGAACGCCGCACAGTTAAGACGCTCGCTGCAATCGCTGGCCCCTCTCTTACCAGAGGAATACCACAGCGGTCTGGCGTGGGCAGAAGAAAAACTCACCGCCTGACGGCCAGGCAACCGTTATCCGGCAGGTTACAGCCTGTCGGATAACCGCCTCGTCTGTTAATCGTCCACGGTGAATAACAACACGATTCGATGCGTGCGCAGGAAGCACACTTGCGATACCGTCTCGTCAAACAGAGAAAAACCATCATTGCGCGTGACATCAGAAAAATTGCGTTTATTATTTCAGCTACCCTTTATTTTATTTATTGCTCATTTTTTATCACCCAGCAATTAAATAAAGTATCAATAACGAGCCGTTAAAAATATTTAAAATAAAGTATCAGGATTGATATTTTAATTTCCGCGGAAATTTATTAAAATATTTCCCGTCAATTCATTTATGTGATCGCCTCAATATTATTCGCTGACCACCACGATATAGAATGCCGCCACAAAACAGTATTGACCTGTTGACATAATTAGCAATATGTCTTGTTCGTTTTTCAAACTCTGTAACGGCAAGTTGCCGGTACTGTAATTTTTATACCCCAGTACGACGGGTATTAATGTGTTCACCGAGGAGAAACCAGTAAATGAGCACAATTCAAGATAGCAGCCAGGTGTTAGAACAGGCTTCAGGATGGCGTAAAAGCGATACCGTCTGGATGCTGGGTCTCTACGGCACAGCCATCGGCGCTGGTGTGTTATTCTTACCTATCAACGCAGGTATTGGCGGTTTAATTCCGTTAATTACCATGGCGCTGATTGCTTTTCCGATGACATATTATTCTCACCGTGCTTTATGCCGTTTTGTATTATCTGGCAAAAAAGGTGGCGAAGATATTACCGAAGTTGTTGAAGAACATTTCGGTGTTGGTGCAGGTAAATTAATCACTTTGCTTTATTTTTTCGCTATTTATCCAATCCTATTAGTTTATAGCGTCGCCATTACCAATACGGTAGATAGCTTTATTACTCACCAATTACATCTGCCTTCTCCACCGCGTGCCGTGCTGTCATTAATATTGATTCTCGGGCTAATGTTTATTGTTCGCTTCGGTGAAGCAATGATCGTTAAGGCAATGAGCATTCTGGTTTATCCTTTTGTTGCCGTGCTGATGTTGCTGGCGTTTTATTTAATTCCAAACTGGAATACCTCTGTTTTTGAAAACATTTCTCTGAGTTCCAGCGTCACGGGCAACGGTCTGTTGGCAACATTATGGCTGGCTATTCCGGTGATGGTTTTCTCCTTCAACCACTCGCCGATCATCTCTTCTTTCGCCGTTGCCAAACGGAAAGAATATGGCGATGACGCAGAGAAAAAATGCTCACGCATTTTGTCTTACAGCCACATCATGATGGTACTGACCGTGATGTTCTTCGTCTTCAGTTGCGTACTGAGCCTGTCTCCGGCTGAGCTGATGGAAGCGAAAACACAGAACATTTCTATTCTGTCCTATCTGGCGAACCACTTTAACAACCCGGTCATGGGCTATTTGGCACCGGTTATTGCCACCATCGCGATCTCTAAATCGTTCCTGGGTCACTATCTGGGGGCGGGCGAAGGCTTTAACGGCATGATCGTGAAAACCCTGCGCAGCAGAGGAAAAACCATTTCCCACACCAAATTGAACCGCATCACTGCGCTGTTCATGCTGGTCACAACCTGGATTGTAGCGACGCTGAACCCAAGCATTCTGGGCATGATCGAAACATTGGGCGGCCCGATTATCGCATGCCTGCTGTTCCTGATGCCGATGTACGCCATTCAGAAAGTCCCGGCAATGAAGAAATACAGCGGCCACATCAGTAACGTCTTTGTCACCCTGATGGGACTGATCGCTATTTCCGCCATCGTTTACAGCCTGCGCGATCTGCTGTAAGCCCCCCACTCGACTTTAACGCCGATACGTTATTTAACTATCGGCGTTTTTTTAAGGAAATCGCTATGGTCAGCGTATTTGATATCTTCAAAATCGGTATCGGCCCGTCCAGTTCTCATACCGTTGGCCCAATGAAAGCGGGCAAAATGTTCACCGACGATCTGGTGAATCGTGGGCTTATCTCATCGGTGACACGCATCGTCGTTGATATTTACGGCTCGCTCTCCCTGACAGGAAAGGGACACCATACCGATATCGCCATCATTATGGGGCTAGCTGGCAACCTGCCAGATAGCGTCAACATCGATAGCATTCCGGCGTTTATTCAACAGGTGAAAGAGACTCAGCGATTACCGATACTCAACGGTCAATATGAGGTCAGTTTCCCTCTGGATACGTCCCTGCGTTTCCAGCCTGAGAACCTGCCACTGCATGAAAACGGTATGACCCTTCGTGCCTACAGCGGACAAGAGCAGGTTTATAGCAAAACGTATTACTCCATCGGGGGTGGATTCGTCGTCGATCAGGAGAACTTCGGCAAACCTAATCTGGCGGAGGAAAGTGCGCCCTATCCGTTCTTTTCTGCCCAGAAGCTACTGCAACATTGCCACGATCACTGCCTGTCGTTATCCGCTATCGTCCTGAAAAACGAGATTGCGATGCATGGTCGGGAAGCGCTTGAGCACTACTTTGCCGACGTGTGGAAAACCATGCAGGACTGTATGCATCGCGGCATGAATACGGAAGGCGTGTTGCCTGGCCCGTTACGCGTTCCCCGCCGGGCATCGGCGCTGCATCGTCTGCTGTTCATCAACGATCGTTTTTCTAACGACCCGATGGATGCGATGGACTGGGTTAACATGTTCGCAATGGCGGTGTCGGAAGAAAATGCGGCAGGCGGACGCGTGGTCACTGCCCCCACTAACGGTGCGTGCGGCATTATTCCCGCCGTGCTGGCCTATTACGATCGCTACGTTCAACCAGTCACCCCAGAATCTTACCTACGCTACTTCCTGGCATCCGGCGCTATCGGCATGCTCTACAAAATGAACGCCTCTATTTCCGGTGCGGAAGTGGGCTGTCAGGGAGAAGTCGGCGTGGCCTGTTCGATGGCCGCGGCCGGTCTGGCTGAGCTACTCGGCGCTAACCCGGAGCAGGTGTGCATCGCGGCAGAAATCGGTATGGAACATAATCTGGGGCTAACGTGCGATCCGGTTGCGGGTCAGGTTCAGGTGCCGTGCATCGAACGCAACGCCATTGCCTCCGTGAAAGCCATCAACGCTGCAAGAATGGCAATGCGCCGCGCCAGCGAGCCACGCGTATCGCTCGATAAGGTGATTGAAACCATGTATGAAACAGGCAAAGACATGAACGCCAAGTACCGTGAAACCTCTCGCGGGGGGTTGGCGATTAAAGTGGTCTTATGCGAATAGCGAATACTAAAGCCGCCTTGCCGCGTTAACTACCAAGCGGCTTAACGCGACAATCAGGGTTCATGCGTAGGGATTTATACATAAGGGTTAATGCATTGGCATTAACCCTTTATTTTTTATCGCTTTCAGGCAGCGACCAGACGATGTTGTTTTCAGCCGCCGCGATATACCAATCTACCGTGCTATTAGCCGGCTTCTTGATATTTTCATGCTTAGTGAGTGATTTGGCAGGAAACGTGGCGGCTTTCTTTCTGATACGCAGCGGCGTCTGTTTTTTCTCACCGCTGATCTGCGCATGGAAGGATTCCACTTCGGCATCGAAAAGCACGCCTTCAATCTGATGCAGACGATTTAACCCACGCAAAATAGAGAGCAGGCTGCTAAGCGTAATAGATTCGCCCATTTCTGCACGCTTGATCGTCGCAATCCCCAGCCCCGCCCGTTCGGCGAGATCGACCTGCGATAGACGTTGCTGAATTCTGGAGTCTTTTATTCTCCGGCACAGTTCGGTAATAATTTCGCCTTCGTTCATGGTACTGAATTTCATCTTACCCGCCACTTGCCAGAGTCAAAAAATTTGCGCGCATTTTATCATCAATTTTTCAAATGGCACGGAAAATTGATGAACGGTATCCATAATTTTTTTATGGTCGATACACACTGACAAGGAGACTACCGTATCTCACTGTCAGTACTGATTGCTTTTAGCTCAAAACATTAATTAATTGAATAATTAAAACCATTAATAAATCACTAAAAAAAATAATCAATTGATTTGTATGATTAAAATAACAATATTGATTTTCGAGTGTGAATAACAAACAAAAACACATAAATTAAGGTAAACTTTATTCCATATTCGTACGATTGCACCGTACGCTGATTCTCTACTATTGAACCTCAATCCCATAGGAAAGGAACTTCCGTAATGAGCATCACGAACCTTAATAGTATCAACTACTCAGTCCCCTCGCTGAACCGTAAGGAATCTGCGGAAAATGCGTTTTCACTCAGTGGCAACACATCAAAGTCAAACCTCCATTCAGTTTCTACTATGACTAATCCCCCTTCCACGACTCAGTCAAGCAAGCGTTATGATTTTTCCAATATGACGCCACAGGAAGCGATTGATGCGACAAGAGAGCTCACCGCCTCCGGCGATATGTCATTTGAAGAAAGTTTGGAAATCGGTATGGCGGCACTACTCATTTTGCACCCTCCTGTTGACGATGTCTCCTCCACCGATCCCAATCGGAAAATCAATTTTATACAAATGCTAAAAAATGGGATAAGCGGTTCGCTATCACGCGGCGAGCACTTACATGCAGAACAGCAAAAAACAGTATTAGATAAACTAGCACAACTTAGTTACACGCCGATTAGCGTAAAGGCATAATGAAAAGCAGGTTCTCTTTTAAGGGAACCTGCTGAGAATGCGGTATTATCGAATATTCAGTGAAGTACTGAGCGTTCTAAAAGGTGCATTAGTCGAAGTAGATTGATAGCGGAAAGGACCTGACTGCATACCATCGCCATTGAAATAAGCCATCCATCCCACATAAGTCGAGCCTACAGGGCATGACTCGGTATAATAACCACCGACGACACAGACGCCATTAACCTGATAGGGACTCTTTTGCGTACCATTCACCCAGCCAAAGCGGTTATTACCATAGCCCACTTCCAGCACTGCAATTCGCAGTTGCGCTCCACCATGATCCTGAGTTGTCGCAAGTTTATTTGGGCCAATATATTCCCAGGCTCCGCCATTCTGTGTTGACGCCACAGCATAGACATAGACAGAACTCAAAGCAGGCGCTGGCGCACGAAGTGGCTTATAGTCCTGAGAAGAGGGTTCATTTGCTGATGTTGGGTTCTCCAGAAGGGCTGAGGGATCCCCACAAAATCATCGCTAATAAACCAGCACCATGCTTCGGTAGGTGCTGGTGAGTTGGGCTAAAATACTCTCCAGTTTCACCCGCCCGATTATTCGCGGTGAATGCCGCAGTACATTTTCCGCCAGTGTCAAAAACGATATCACTCTTCGACTTTTAAGGCTGTTCGCTTGATAATGAAGATGAAGTCCTTTATTTTCAAAATGATATCCTAATAACCAGAGTACAATGGATGCCAGTGTCGCCAGCAGACTCAGCACCCAAAGCCGCTCACCTGTTTTGCTTCCACAGGCGCGTAAGCCAAAGCCAAATCTCTCACTCTTTTCATCCCGAAAGTTTTGTTCAATCTGCATGCGTCTGCTGTAGAGCTTCATGATTTCACGGGGCTTAAATTCCTCTGTGCTGGTAAATATCAGCCACGGCTCTTTGGCTGAGGCTCGTTGCTCTTTTTCTGTTGTGGGATGGCTCGGTTTCCCTTTGCGACGTTGGCTTTTTCGGCCTTTCGGCGTTTTTTTTATAAAGATAAAAATATCCGTTGCATTGCGCTTTTTTGAACGCGCCAGCGTACCTATTCCCAGATATTCCGCAGATGCCGTTTCCTTGCAGTCTTTCACGCTCAGCCAGTTTTCTTTGTCATGATGAAGGCAAAATTTTACGTTTCCCCGGATGCGGCCAATAAAGTCCCACCCCAGTGATTTGATACGCCGAAACCATTCACTCTGGAAGCCCGCGTCGGTGATGATGATGACTTTCGTTTGCGGAGCGATGGCACTGGCAAGCGCGTCAAGAAAGGCATTCTGTATCAGAACATTGTTTTGCTTTTTCGACGGAACAATCTGGCTTATCAAGGGGATAGCACGACCATCACAGACAAGGCTGGCACGCAGGACATGAAATTCCTGAGAGGGATAGCCACTCCAGTCAACGGCAATAGCACACCACGGCATGTTTTTGGTCATCATGGACGTAATCTGATTAAATATTTTCGGAATATCGTTATAAAGCGCAGAATTTCCCAAAAGGCGGTCAACCCGTTTTATTTTATCTTTCACACGAGCCGCACCGGGCAAATGGCGCCCGATACTGGTGAGCGAAAGCGTCGCACCGTTTATCAACGCAGTGGTTGAGTCAATGAGCGCGTTTTGTCGGTATTGATGCGTTGAAGCTAAAGCGTTATGGAAAAAAGTCTGGCATACTTTACGGACAGGCATAGGGTGATCTCATTGAATTTTTTGGCGAAAATCAGTAGATCATAAAACTCTATGCCTGTCTTGTTTTCTGGGGATTCGTCAGCCAGAAGGGGGGAGTCGAATGCTGTAATTACCTCCGCTACTGGCTCTTCCTGAGCCTGAGAATAAACCGGAAACATCACACTAACCAACATACTGAATGCAACACCAATATATATTTTCTTTCTCATCCTGAGTAATTCCATTTAAATACAGCCAATCGCTGCATATAAACTATGAATCAAAATTTTATTTTTTTCAGTAATTAGATCACAAAAAAACAAAAACTTTTAAATTAAAAAACAATAATTAATCGGTTATTTATTTTTATGAAAACTTAAAAATATTCGCAATATCATTACCATTCATAATAAAATGATACGCATAGAAATGATATTGCATTCTATTATTTAAGTACGATTCTAACCAAAGCGACCCGTAATATAATCCTCAGTACGGCGCTGCGTCGGCGAGGTAAACAGATCGTCCGTACGGTTGTACTCAATTAATTTGCCCTGATTGATAAATGCGGTGTAATCCGATACGCGGGCCGCCTGCTGCATGTTGTGCGTCACCAGCACCAGTGTGAAATGCTGCTTTAGCGTTCCCATCAGTTCCTCGACAACTAGCGTCGAAATGGGATCGAGCGCGGAGGTCGGCTCATCCAGCAACAGCACTTCCGGCTCAATCGCGATCGCCCGGGCTATCACCAGGCGCTGCTGCTGCCCGCTGGATAGCGTCAACGCGTTGTCGCTCAGCCGATCCTTGACTTCATGCCACAGCGCCGCCGCCCGCAGCGCCCGTTCAACGGCATCATCCAGAAAGCGGCGATCGCGTAGCCCCTGTAATCTCAGGCCATAAATCACGTTTTCATAGATCGATTTGGGAAACGGATTCGGGCGTTGAAAAACCATGCCGACCCGGCGACGTAACACAGCAACATCCAACTGGGGATCGTTAATAGGCATGCCGTTCAACCAGATATCGCCCTCGGTACGACAGTCGTCCACCAGATCGTTCATACGATTAAAACAGCGTAACAGCGTGGATTTACCACACCCCGACGGCCCAATCAGCGCCGTGACCTGCTTCTTCGGAATACGAATCGAAATATCGTTCAGCGCCTGCTTGTCACCATAGTACAAATTCAGATGTTCCACGGTTAACATCGTCTGTTCATCACTCAGTTGATGAACATCAGGTAACGGTGCCATCTCCTTTTGTGTCATAAATCCCATAACTTCATCCTACTTTCAAAGTGATAACGAACGATATTTCTCACGCAGAACGTGGCGGATTCCAATCGCCGCAAGGTTCAACCCGACGACAATCAACACCAGTAGCAGCGCAGTAATGTATACCAGCGGCCTGGCGGCTTCCACGTCCGGGCTTTGGAACGCCAAATCGTAAATCTGGAATCCCAGATGCATAAATTTTCGCTCAAGATGCAGGTAAGGGAAAATGTCATCAACCGGTAACACCGGCACCGACTTCACCACGCCGACCAACATCAGCGGCGCCGTTTCCCCTGCGGCACGCGCCACGGCGAGGATTAAACCGGTCATCATCGCAGGAACCGCCATCGGCAACACGACGTGCCACAGCGTTTCGGCCTTGGTGGCACCTAACGCCAGTGAGCCGTGACGTACCGACATCGGGATACGTGACAATCCTTCCTCCGTCGCCACAATAACCACCGGCAGCGTCAGCAATGCCAGCGTCAGCGACGCCCACAGCAGCCCCGGCGTACCAAATGTCGGATTTGGCAGCGCTTCAGCATAGAACAGCTGATCCAGCGTGCCACCGATGAGATAAACAAAAAAACCTAATCCAAACACGCCGTAAACAATGGAAGGCACCCCTGCCAGATTGACCACGGCAACCCGCACCCAACGCGTTAGGCTGTTTTTCCCTGCGTATTCATGTAGATAAACCGCCGCGATCACGCCAAGCGGCATCACCACAATAGACATCAGCACCACCATCAAAACGGTGCCAAAGATGGCGGGGAAAAGGTGGCCTGCACTGTTGCTGTCCGGCGAGTAGTGCGCCAGCATATATTTCGCCTGGCTGCCCCAGTGGCTGATTTTTTTCCACAGGTTCATCGCATTCGGATACCAGGCCTGCTCAATGTCCCTGAGCGGGATAAGATGAACGCTGCCGTTCGCATCCCGTAGCTGCACGGTATCGCGATTGATATCCAGATTGAGTGCCGTTAACTGACGCGACAACTCATCGAAGCGGCGTTGCAGCTCAATACGTTCAGCCTGAAGACGAGCCAGCGCCTGATTATCTAACGTTCGAGTCTGCTGCCGCTTTTTCTCCTCCAGCCGTAGCGCTTCAAACTGCTGATTGATCTTCGCCATCTCCCCCATGCGGATGGCCTGCGCCTTCGCGAGCAACCCCTGCACCTGCTCGACACGGTGCTGTAAGGTCGCCGGGAGATCCGTCGCCACCAGCGGCTGTTCGCCCTCCAACATGCCGGCAAGGTAACCATAGGCGGTGCCGTTGTTGGTTCGCTTTAACACCAGAATGTCGGCAGGTTTATCAAAACGGACAATGTCACGTGACAGCAACGAACGAAAACTTTGACCATGAATTTCACGCTGGCCAATCTTAATCAAATAGCGTGTTTCAGTTTCCCCAGACGCAGAGGTTAGACCTGCCTGTACTAACTGCTGAGGTGAAAGCGTCTGCTCGGCATAAATTTCCCCCATTAGCGCGCGCTGCACACCCTGTTCCGGCTGTAGCGTCAGTAGCCAGACAGGCTGCGGCCACAAATAGCGCATGCCCTGCCCCGCCAGCAGCACGATGATTGCCAGCATCGCCAGCAGGCTAATGGAAATGGACGATGCGGTCAGCCACACCCAGGGCCTTCCCGAACGGAACCAGCGCTTCACGCGTTTTCTCCTTCATCACGGTAGCGTTGACGCAAACGCTGCCGGATAGTTTCAGCCAGCGTATTCACAATGAATGTGAAAACAAACAGCGTTAACGCCGTTAAAAACAACACCCGATAGTGACCGCTATTCGTTACGGCTTCCGGCATTTCGATGGCAATATTCGCCGCCAGCGAACGCAAGCCCTGAAGCAGGCCTTCATCCATTATCGGCGTGTTGCCCGTCGCCATAAGCACAATCATGGTTTCCCCCACGGCGCGGCCAAAGCTCAGCATCAGCGCGGCGAAAATCCCGGCACTGGCGGACGGCAGCACGACGCGCCACAGGGTTTGCCACGCCGTCGCGCCCAGCGCCAGCGAGCCCTGACTTAAACGCGCCGGTACGCTGAACAGAGCATCTTCCGCCAGCGAAAAAATCAGCGGAATCAGAGCGAAGCCGAGAGCGACGCCCGCCACCAGCGTATTACGTTGCACAAAGTCATCACCCAGCCACTTGTACAGCGGCTGCCCTAATACCCAGATTTCCATGCGTGGCGCAATCCAACAGC
The genomic region above belongs to Pectobacterium colocasium and contains:
- the purE gene encoding 5-(carboxyamino)imidazole ribonucleotide mutase, with amino-acid sequence MSSNVAPAKIAIVMGSKSDWATMQFAAEILTTLNIPFHTEVVSAHRTPDKLFSFAEQAVQNGFDVIIAGAGGAAHLPGMLAAKTLVPVLGVPVQSSTLSGVDSLYSIVQMPRGIPVGTLAIGKAGAANAALLAAQILALHDRGIAIRLADWRQAQTDDVLSHPDPREEA
- the purK gene encoding 5-(carboxyamino)imidazole ribonucleotide synthase gives rise to the protein MKPVCVLGNGQLGRMLRQAGEPLGIAVYPVGLDAEPESVPFHNSVITAEIERWPETALTRELAEHTAFVNRDIFPRLADRLTQKQLLDSLNLATAPWQLLASADEWPHVFASLGELAIVKRRVGGYDGRGQWRLRDGEQQTLPADCYGECIVEQGINFSGEVSLVGTRNTHGKCVFYPLTHNLHQDGILRTSVAFPQPDPQLQQQAEQMLSAIMNALGYVGVMAMECFIVGDRLLINELAPRVHNSGHWTQNGASISQFELHLRAILDLPLPVPVVETPSVMVNLIGTDVNIDWLTLPLVHLHWYEKAVRPGRKVGHLNLSSSNAAQLRRSLQSLAPLLPEEYHSGLAWAEEKLTA
- a CDS encoding HAAAP family serine/threonine permease: MSTIQDSSQVLEQASGWRKSDTVWMLGLYGTAIGAGVLFLPINAGIGGLIPLITMALIAFPMTYYSHRALCRFVLSGKKGGEDITEVVEEHFGVGAGKLITLLYFFAIYPILLVYSVAITNTVDSFITHQLHLPSPPRAVLSLILILGLMFIVRFGEAMIVKAMSILVYPFVAVLMLLAFYLIPNWNTSVFENISLSSSVTGNGLLATLWLAIPVMVFSFNHSPIISSFAVAKRKEYGDDAEKKCSRILSYSHIMMVLTVMFFVFSCVLSLSPAELMEAKTQNISILSYLANHFNNPVMGYLAPVIATIAISKSFLGHYLGAGEGFNGMIVKTLRSRGKTISHTKLNRITALFMLVTTWIVATLNPSILGMIETLGGPIIACLLFLMPMYAIQKVPAMKKYSGHISNVFVTLMGLIAISAIVYSLRDLL
- a CDS encoding L-serine ammonia-lyase, giving the protein MVSVFDIFKIGIGPSSSHTVGPMKAGKMFTDDLVNRGLISSVTRIVVDIYGSLSLTGKGHHTDIAIIMGLAGNLPDSVNIDSIPAFIQQVKETQRLPILNGQYEVSFPLDTSLRFQPENLPLHENGMTLRAYSGQEQVYSKTYYSIGGGFVVDQENFGKPNLAEESAPYPFFSAQKLLQHCHDHCLSLSAIVLKNEIAMHGREALEHYFADVWKTMQDCMHRGMNTEGVLPGPLRVPRRASALHRLLFINDRFSNDPMDAMDWVNMFAMAVSEENAAGGRVVTAPTNGACGIIPAVLAYYDRYVQPVTPESYLRYFLASGAIGMLYKMNASISGAEVGCQGEVGVACSMAAAGLAELLGANPEQVCIAAEIGMEHNLGLTCDPVAGQVQVPCIERNAIASVKAINAARMAMRRASEPRVSLDKVIETMYETGKDMNAKYRETSRGGLAIKVVLCE
- a CDS encoding helix-turn-helix domain-containing protein, with amino-acid sequence MKFSTMNEGEIITELCRRIKDSRIQQRLSQVDLAERAGLGIATIKRAEMGESITLSSLLSILRGLNRLHQIEGVLFDAEVESFHAQISGEKKQTPLRIRKKAATFPAKSLTKHENIKKPANSTVDWYIAAAENNIVWSLPESDKK
- a CDS encoding YolA family protein yields the protein MSSVYVYAVASTQNGGAWEYIGPNKLATTQDHGGAQLRIAVLEVGYGNNRFGWVNGTQKSPYQVNGVCVVGGYYTESCPVGSTYVGWMAYFNGDGMQSGPFRYQSTSTNAPFRTLSTSLNIR
- a CDS encoding IS4 family transposase; this translates as MPVRKVCQTFFHNALASTHQYRQNALIDSTTALINGATLSLTSIGRHLPGAARVKDKIKRVDRLLGNSALYNDIPKIFNQITSMMTKNMPWCAIAVDWSGYPSQEFHVLRASLVCDGRAIPLISQIVPSKKQNNVLIQNAFLDALASAIAPQTKVIIITDAGFQSEWFRRIKSLGWDFIGRIRGNVKFCLHHDKENWLSVKDCKETASAEYLGIGTLARSKKRNATDIFIFIKKTPKGRKSQRRKGKPSHPTTEKEQRASAKEPWLIFTSTEEFKPREIMKLYSRRMQIEQNFRDEKSERFGFGLRACGSKTGERLWVLSLLATLASIVLWLLGYHFENKGLHLHYQANSLKSRRVISFLTLAENVLRHSPRIIGRVKLESILAQLTSTYRSMVLVY
- the pstB gene encoding phosphate ABC transporter ATP-binding protein PstB — its product is MGFMTQKEMAPLPDVHQLSDEQTMLTVEHLNLYYGDKQALNDISIRIPKKQVTALIGPSGCGKSTLLRCFNRMNDLVDDCRTEGDIWLNGMPINDPQLDVAVLRRRVGMVFQRPNPFPKSIYENVIYGLRLQGLRDRRFLDDAVERALRAAALWHEVKDRLSDNALTLSSGQQQRLVIARAIAIEPEVLLLDEPTSALDPISTLVVEELMGTLKQHFTLVLVTHNMQQAARVSDYTAFINQGKLIEYNRTDDLFTSPTQRRTEDYITGRFG
- the pstA gene encoding phosphate ABC transporter permease PstA, which produces MKRWFRSGRPWVWLTASSISISLLAMLAIIVLLAGQGMRYLWPQPVWLLTLQPEQGVQRALMGEIYAEQTLSPQQLVQAGLTSASGETETRYLIKIGQREIHGQSFRSLLSRDIVRFDKPADILVLKRTNNGTAYGYLAGMLEGEQPLVATDLPATLQHRVEQVQGLLAKAQAIRMGEMAKINQQFEALRLEEKKRQQTRTLDNQALARLQAERIELQRRFDELSRQLTALNLDINRDTVQLRDANGSVHLIPLRDIEQAWYPNAMNLWKKISHWGSQAKYMLAHYSPDSNSAGHLFPAIFGTVLMVVLMSIVVMPLGVIAAVYLHEYAGKNSLTRWVRVAVVNLAGVPSIVYGVFGLGFFVYLIGGTLDQLFYAEALPNPTFGTPGLLWASLTLALLTLPVVIVATEEGLSRIPMSVRHGSLALGATKAETLWHVVLPMAVPAMMTGLILAVARAAGETAPLMLVGVVKSVPVLPVDDIFPYLHLERKFMHLGFQIYDLAFQSPDVEAARPLVYITALLLVLIVVGLNLAAIGIRHVLREKYRSLSL